The Variovorax sp. PMC12 genome segment GAGTACCAGTACTTCGCGAACCCGCTGCCGCCCAAGCTGGCCGCTTGGCGCGGCGCGCTGTACGAACGCCTCGCGCCGCTGGCCAACGCCTGGGCCGCCGCGATGGGCCAGCCCGCCGACTACCCGCCGGACCACGCCGCCTATCTCGCGCGCTGCCACGCAGCCGGCCAGTCGCGCCCCACTCCGCTGCTGCTGCGCTACCAGGAAGGCGACTACAACTGCCTGCACCAGGACCTCTACGGCGACCTGCAGTTTCCGCTGCAGCTCACGGTGCTGCTGAGCCGGCCGGGCGAAGACTTCACCGGCGGCGAGTTCGTGCTGACCGAGCAGCGCCCGCGCATGCAGTCGCGCGCCGAAGTCGTCTCGCTCGCGCTGGGCGAGGCGGTGATCTTCGCGGTCAACCAGCGGCCCGTGGTGGGCACGCGCGGCAGCTACCGCGTGACCATGCGCCACGGCGTGAGCCGCCTGCGCTCGGGCCGCAGGCACACGCTGGGCATCATCTTCCACGACGCGCGCTGAACGAGGGCTTTCCCGCACGGTCGTTCTACTTGTAGGGCGCGGCCGCATTCCCAGCCAAGACCGGCGAAAATCGCCACCGCATCAGGCACCCGCCAGGATCTCCGACACCAACGATCGGGGCCGCGGACTCGCCGGATGCCGATCCGCGCCTTCGTGGCGCGGGTGTGTTCGAGTGGTCGTCAGGGAGCTGTATGAACAAGAACTCGTCCGGGAATCCGGGTGTGGCGGGAAAGCCGCCTTTCGAATCCGCCGCCGCGGCACCGCCATCGAAGCGCTCGCGGCGCTTCAGGGTGGACGTGGGCACCATCGTCAGCGCGGTGGCGCTCACGCAGTCGCTGCTGCTGGTGTCGCTGGGCTATTGGGGGTCGCAGCGGCTGGTCTCGCGCATCGGCACTTCCGCGCACAAGGCCAACCACGACCGCACCGAGGACAAGGTGCTGGCCTTCCTGCAGAAGGCCGAGTCGGTGATCGACGCGGCGGGCAGCGCCCCCAGCCTGCGGCCCGCGGGCGAGCAGTCCGAGAGAACTTCGGAGCTGCTGTGGACGCTGCTGGCGCAATCGCCCGAGCTCGACAGCATCTACGTGGCCAACGAAGCCGGCCAGATGCTGATGGCGCTGCGCTACCCCACGCCCGCCATGCGCCACATAGAGCGCGGCCCGCAGTTCACCACCGAGACCTGGCACTACAAGCCGCCGCCCTCGGCCGAAGCCGACGTGCAGGACCGCTACGCCACGCGGCGCGTCGAGACCCTGCACAGCCGCTACGACCCGACGCAGCGCAGCTGGTATGTGCAGGCCCGCAAGGCACAGGGGCCGGTATGGACGCAGCCCTATGTGTTTGCCGCCGCGCAGGAACTGGGCGTGACCTACGCACTGCCAGGCAAGCGGCGCTACGCCGAGGGCGGCACGCAGGCGCTGGTGGTGGCGGGCGACGTGTCGCTGGGGCGCCTGTCGGGGTTCGTGCAGCAATTCAGCAGCAGCATCGGCCACGGCGAAAGCGCCCTCCTGAGCGCCGACTTCCGCGTGCTGGCGCGCAGCGATCATCCGGGCGTGCTCCACAAGCTGGAGCTCCCGTCGGGCGTGCTCGGCGCGCTGCATGCCCACATGCTGGCCGACGGCACCGCGGGCAGCCGCCACGACACCGAGTTTTCGTTCACGCACGAAGGGCGCAACTATCTGGTGCAGACCTCGTCCATTCCCAGCACGGGCTGGCAGCTGGTGAGCTGGGTGCCCGAAGACGTCCTGCTGGGCGACCTGCGGCATGCCGTGCTGCTGAGCCTGCTGCTCGCGCTGGCCTTCCTGGCGGTGGCGCTGTTCATGTCGCTCAAGCTGTCGAAGCTGGTGACATCGCCGGTGGAGAACCTCTCGCACATCGCGCGGCGCATCGGCCTGCTGGAGCTGGACAACCTGCCGCGCAAGCCCAGCCGCGTGCTCGAGATCCAGCACCTGGACCAGGCGCTGGACGATTCCGCGCGCAGCCTCAAGGCCTTCAGCAAGTTCGTGCCGGTGGATGTCATCAACCAGCTGGTCGCCGACGGCCATGCACTCGCGCCCAACGGCTCGCCGCGCCGGGTGACGGTGATGTTCAGCGACGTGGAGGGTTTCACCTCGATCTCGGAGTCGCTCGACACCGACGTGCTGGTGGGCATGCTGACCGAGTACTTCAACCTCGCGACGGCGGTGTTCGCGCGGCACGGCGGCATGGTCGACAAGTTCATCGGCGACGGCATCATGGTGCTGTGGGGCGCGCCCGCCGACCTGCCCGACGCCGAGTACAGGGCCTGCATGGCGGCCCTCGAGCTGCACGTGGAAATGGACGAACTCAACCGCCGGTGGGTTGAACAGGGCCTGCCCGAGTTCCGCACGCGCGTGGGCATTCACACGGGCATGGTGATCGCGGGAGTGCTGGGCTCGAACGACCGGCTGTCGTACACCGCGTTCGGCGACGTGATCAACGTGGCGAGCCGCATCGAGGGCATCAACAAGCAGCTGGGCACGCAGGTGCTGATGTCGGAGGTGACGTTCGCGGGCCTGCAGGGCCGGCTGCACACGCGCCGCATCGAGGAGCTCGTGGAGCTGCGCGGCCGGCAGACGCGCATGGTGCTCTACGAGCTGATGACTTCGTAGCGGCCCGCTCTAGCGCGGCGCCTGGGTGACGCGCACCAGCACCAGGTTGGCGCTGGTGCCGTTGCCCTGCGTGAGCACCGAATACTGCGTGTCGTTGATGAACAGCAGCTGGTCGCCGCGCGAGATGCGCGCCGACACGGCATAGCGCATGCGCGGATCGATGCGGGCCGCGTCCACCTTCAGCTCGTAGGCGAACGGCGGCTGCCTGCCGTCGGCCTTGAAGCGCTGCTCGGCCAGCACGGTAGAGGGCGCGTCCATGCGCGACACGTCGAGCAGCTGCACCACGATCTCGGCCGCTGGGTCGAGCGCGATGCGCTCGCGATAGGCGACGGTGCCGGTCACGCGCAACTGCGAGGCTCCAGCAGCCGCGCCGGACGACGAGGGCGCCGCGCAGGCACCCAGCAAAGAAGCGCCTGCCACGGCGGAAAACATGAGGAGGCCGGTACGTCTTTTCATCCGCCCATTATGCGGAGGCACGCTCCGCGGCGAAGGCCACATACCACTCGAGGCTTCCGGGGTTTGCCATCGCTTCGCGGTTGACCACCTTCTCCAGCGGCTGCCCCAGCAGCAGCTTCTTGATCGGCAGCTCCTGCTTCTTGCCGGATAGCGTGCGCGGAATCTCGCCCACCTGGAAGATGTCGTTGGGCACGAAGCGCGGCGACAGCGACGTCTTGATGGCGTTGTTCAGCCGCGCGCGCATGGCATCGTCGAGCGCCACGCCAGGGCGCAGCACCACGAACAGCGGCATGTAGCTGTCGCGGCCCAGGTACTCCAGGTCGACCACCATCGAGTCGAGCACCTCGGGCAGGCCCTCGACCGCGCTGTAGATTTCGCTGGTGCCCATGCGCAGGCCCTGGCGGTTGATGGTGGCGTCGCTGCGGCCGTAGATGATGCAGCCGCCGTCGGCGCCGATCCTGATCCAGTCGCCGTGGCGCCATACGCCGGGGTAGGTGTCGAAGTAGCTCGACAGGTAGCGCGCGTTGCCCTCGTCGCCCCAGAAGTACAGCGGCATCGACGGAATGGGCTGGGTGCACACCAGCTCGCCCACCTCGCCGATGACGGGCTGGCCGTCGTCGTTCCAGGCTTCCACGGCATGGCCGAGTTCGCGGCATTGCATCTGTCCCGGCACTTCGGGCAGGTCGCGGTTGCCGCCGACGAAGGCGCCGCAGAAGTCGGTGCCGCCGGAGATGTTGCACCACCACACGTCGGGGGAGCCCGCGTCGAGGATCTGCCGCGAGCCCCAGCGCTGAACTTCCTCGGGCAGCGGCGAGCCGGTGCTGCCGAGCGCGCGTACGGCCGACAGGTCGCCGCAGTCCTTGGCCACGAGGCCGGCCTTCATGCAGTTGGTGAAGTAGGCCGCGCCGGCGCCGAAGAAGGTGACCTTGTGCCGCGCCACGAAGCGCCACAGCACGCTCCAGTCGGGCTTCTCCTTGCTGCCCGCCGGGTTGCCGTCGTAGATGCAGATGGTGGCGCCGAAGGCCATGCCCGAGAGCTGCGAGTTCCACATGACCCAGCCGGTGGAGCTGTACCAGTGGTGGCGCTCGCCGAGGTTGTTGGCGCCGTAGCTCGCGCCCACGTCGTTGTGCAGGCCGCAGGCGTGCATGGTGAGGATGATGCCGCCCTGCCCGTGCACGATGGGCTTGGGCAGCCCGGTGGTGCCGCTGGAATAGACGATCCAGATCGGATGGTCGAAGGGCAGCCATTCGGGTTCGAAGGCGTTGACCTCGTCGTCGTAGCGGCCGACGGCGCGCGACCAGTCGATGTCGTGCGGCACTGCGTTGGCGGCGAAGGGCGACTTCACCAGCACCAGCTTCTTCACGCTGGGCAGCTGGCCGCGCAGCTCCCGCAGCACCGCGCTGCGGTCGAGCGGCTTGCCGCCGTAGTGCACGCCGTCCACCGCGATCAGCACCTTGGGCTCGATCTGGCGGAAGCGGTCGGCCACGGCGGCGGTGCCCATGTCGGGCGCGCACACGCTCCAGATCGCCCCGATGCTGGAGCACGCCAGGAAGGCGACCATGGTCTCGGGCACGTTGGGCAGGTAGGCCGCGACGCGGTCGCCGCGGCGCACGCCCAGCGCCCTGAGCGTGAGCGCGACCGACGCGACCTGGCGGCGCATCTCGGGCCAGGACATCTCGCGCACGTCGCCGCGTTCGTTGTCGCTCACGATCGCGGGCATGCCGGCCGCGTGCGCCGCATCGACGTGGCGCAGCACCTCGCGCGCGTAGTTGACCTGGGCGCCGGGGAACCACTGCGCGCCGGGCATGCGGCGCTCGGCCAGCACGGTGGCGCCGGGCGCGAGCGGCGTGGGGGACTGGATGGCGGCGTAGTCCCAGATGCTGCGCCAGAAGGCGTCGAGCTCGGTCACGGACCAGCGCCACAGCGCGTCGTAGCTGTCGAAGGAGAGGCCGCGCTTCTCGCGCAGCCAGTTCTGATAGAGGCGGATCTGGGGAATGTTGGGGGCGGGCATCCTGCAAGCGTAGCGCTGCGAACGACCGTGCTCAATCGGGGTTGACCTCAGGGTTTGTACGTGTGTTCAAGTTTTTTGTACAAGCGTTCAATACGCCCCGATGAGCACCCGCACACCGACCCACAGGCGCGGCGCCTCGCGCGCCGCGGCACCTGCCGCCGCCGAGACTGCCCGCCCCGACCGCAAGCACGCCATCCTGCTGGCGGCCGAGAAGCTTTTTGCGCGGCACGGCTACCACGTGGTCACCATCCGCCAGATCGCCGAGGAAGCCGGCGTGCCGCTGGCGCTCGTGGGCTACTACTACGGCCAGAAGCACGAGCTGTTTCACGCCATCTTCGAACACTGGGGCCACACCATCGAGGAGCGGCTCGCCGGCCTGGCCGCCCTGACCCTCGACCCCGAAGACGTGCGCACGCTGCCGCGCATCATCGAAGCCTTCACCGCGCCGGTGCTGGCGCTGCGCGCGAGCGCCGAGGGCGAGTACTACGCGCTGCTGGTGGCGCGCGAGCTGTACCACGCGACCGAGGAAGCCGACCGCGTGCTGCGCGGCTACTTCGACCCGCTGGCCGAGGCCTACATCGACGCGCTGCACATCGCACTGCCGCACGCCTCGCGCAGCCAGGTCGCCTGGGGCTACCAGTTCGCGCTGGGCTCGCTGCTGCACCACCTGAACGACAGCCGCATCGAACGGCTCTCGCGCGGCGAGAACAAGCGCGCCGACGCGGCCGTGGCGCCGATGCTCGTGAACTTCATCGTCGGCGGCCTGCGCGCCGCGCTGCCTCGCCCGAAGGCGGCCAGGAATCCATCCACGAAAACCATCCCACGGAGACAGAAGACATGATGACGAAGACCCCGGTGAAACGGCGCACCCTGTTGTTGTCGGCGCTCGCTGCCGCATCGGCCGCCGCCGCGCTGCCCGCGCTCGCGCAGTCCGCCACGAAGATCGTGTTCGGCTACACGGCCGTGACCGACTTCGCATCGGTGTTCGTGGCGGCCGAAGAGGGCTACTTCAAGAAGCGCAGCCTCGATGTCGAGCTCAAGTTCATTCCGCTGAACTCGACCATTCCGGCCGCGCTGCAGTCCGACTCGCTGCAGATCGGCGGGCCCACGCCGTCGGTGTTCCTGCAGGCGGTGGACGGCGGCCTCGACCTGGTGCTGGTGGCCGGCGGCGGGCTCACCTCGAAGACCATCACCGGCTTCGGCCTGGTGGCGCGCGCCGGCTCGGGCATCAAGAGCGCGCAGGACTGCGTGGGCAAGAAGATCGGCGTGCCGGGCCTGGGCGCCTTCCTGCACGTGACCTTCCGCGCATGGCTGAAGGACAGCGGCGTGGACTACCGCAAGGTCAACTTCGTGGAGGCTGCGTTTCCGCAGCATGCCGACCTGCTGCGAGGCGGATCGGTCGACGCGGTGGTGTCCGCCGACCCGTTCATGAGCCGCATCACCGAAAGCGGCGCAGGCTACGTGGCCTCGTACTACTCCACCTTCCTGCCCGAGAACAACCAGACCATCGTGCATGCGGCCAAGCGCGAATGGGTGGCGAAGAACCCGGCGGCGGCGCGCGCGTTCCGCGAGGCGCTGGTGGAAGCGGCCGCGTTCATGCAGCAGCCGAAGAACGACGCGAAGGTGCGCGCGGCCATCGGCAAGTACATCAAGCTGCCGCCCGAGGTGCTGGCCAAGGTGCAAGTTTCGCCGCCCGGCCCCGTGGTGACCGAGAAGCAGCTCGCCTACTGGACCGGGCTCATGAAGGAGCAGGACATGCTCAAGACGAACATCGACGTGGCGAAGCTGGTGGCCAAGTGATCTCGGCGCCCGCCCCTGTCACCGCGCGCGCCGCGCTGTCGGCGAGCGCATTCGATTCGCCAACCGGCCCCGCGATGCAAGCCACTCCCTTCCTGCGCTTCGACGGCGTGACCATCCGCCTCGGCGGCCGAGAGATCCTGTCGCCCACCTCGTTCGACGTGGCGCGCGGCGAATTCGTCTGCATCGTCGGCCCCAGCGGCTGCGGCAAGACCACGCTGCTGCGCGCGGCCAGCGGCCTCGTCACTGCCAGCGCGGGCGAGGTGCGGCGCAACGGCGTGAAGATGACCGAGCCCTCGCGCGAGGTGGCCTTCGTGTTCCAGGACTACGGCCGCGCGCTGCTGCCCTGGCGCACGGTGGAAGGCAACGTGAGCCTGGCGTTGGAAGCCGCCGGCGTGCCGACGGCCGAGCGCGCGCCGCGCATTGCCGATGTGCTGGGCAAGGTCGGCCTGGCCAGGCATGCGCACAAGTTCCCGGTGCAGCTGTCGGGCGGCATGCAGCAACGCGCGCAGATTGCCCGCTGCCTCGCGCAGAAGCCCGAGCTGATGATGATGGACGAGCCCTTCGGCGCGCTGGACGCGCTGACGCGGCAGAGCCTGCAGGACGAGCTGGCACGGCTGGTGCGCGACGACGGGCTCACGGTGCTGTTCGTCACGCACGACCTGGAAGAGGCCATCTACCTCGGCGACCGCGTGATCGCGCTGCAGGCCAACCCAGGTCCGGGCCGGCCCAGCCTCGCGCGGATGATCGACGTGAAGATCCCGCGTCCGCGCGACCAGCTCACGACCAAGGAGCATCCGGAGTACCTGCGCTTGCGGCGCGAACTCTTCGCCTTCATCGAGCAGGGCCATGACTGAGCGCGGCTTCTTTCGCTGGCTGCGGCCGTGGGTGTTTCCTGCGCTGCTGATCGGCCTCTTCGAGTGGTATGCGCGCCGCGCGGCTGCCCTGGGCAGCGATTCGCTCGCGCCGCCGAGTGCCGCGGCCAAGGCTTTCGCCGGCGC includes the following:
- a CDS encoding ABC transporter substrate-binding protein codes for the protein MMTKTPVKRRTLLLSALAAASAAAALPALAQSATKIVFGYTAVTDFASVFVAAEEGYFKKRSLDVELKFIPLNSTIPAALQSDSLQIGGPTPSVFLQAVDGGLDLVLVAGGGLTSKTITGFGLVARAGSGIKSAQDCVGKKIGVPGLGAFLHVTFRAWLKDSGVDYRKVNFVEAAFPQHADLLRGGSVDAVVSADPFMSRITESGAGYVASYYSTFLPENNQTIVHAAKREWVAKNPAAARAFREALVEAAAFMQQPKNDAKVRAAIGKYIKLPPEVLAKVQVSPPGPVVTEKQLAYWTGLMKEQDMLKTNIDVAKLVAK
- a CDS encoding ABC transporter ATP-binding protein, translating into MISAPAPVTARAALSASAFDSPTGPAMQATPFLRFDGVTIRLGGREILSPTSFDVARGEFVCIVGPSGCGKTTLLRAASGLVTASAGEVRRNGVKMTEPSREVAFVFQDYGRALLPWRTVEGNVSLALEAAGVPTAERAPRIADVLGKVGLARHAHKFPVQLSGGMQQRAQIARCLAQKPELMMMDEPFGALDALTRQSLQDELARLVRDDGLTVLFVTHDLEEAIYLGDRVIALQANPGPGRPSLARMIDVKIPRPRDQLTTKEHPEYLRLRRELFAFIEQGHD
- a CDS encoding YbaY family lipoprotein, with the translated sequence MKRRTGLLMFSAVAGASLLGACAAPSSSGAAAGASQLRVTGTVAYRERIALDPAAEIVVQLLDVSRMDAPSTVLAEQRFKADGRQPPFAYELKVDAARIDPRMRYAVSARISRGDQLLFINDTQYSVLTQGNGTSANLVLVRVTQAPR
- a CDS encoding adenylate/guanylate cyclase domain-containing protein, with translation MNKNSSGNPGVAGKPPFESAAAAPPSKRSRRFRVDVGTIVSAVALTQSLLLVSLGYWGSQRLVSRIGTSAHKANHDRTEDKVLAFLQKAESVIDAAGSAPSLRPAGEQSERTSELLWTLLAQSPELDSIYVANEAGQMLMALRYPTPAMRHIERGPQFTTETWHYKPPPSAEADVQDRYATRRVETLHSRYDPTQRSWYVQARKAQGPVWTQPYVFAAAQELGVTYALPGKRRYAEGGTQALVVAGDVSLGRLSGFVQQFSSSIGHGESALLSADFRVLARSDHPGVLHKLELPSGVLGALHAHMLADGTAGSRHDTEFSFTHEGRNYLVQTSSIPSTGWQLVSWVPEDVLLGDLRHAVLLSLLLALAFLAVALFMSLKLSKLVTSPVENLSHIARRIGLLELDNLPRKPSRVLEIQHLDQALDDSARSLKAFSKFVPVDVINQLVADGHALAPNGSPRRVTVMFSDVEGFTSISESLDTDVLVGMLTEYFNLATAVFARHGGMVDKFIGDGIMVLWGAPADLPDAEYRACMAALELHVEMDELNRRWVEQGLPEFRTRVGIHTGMVIAGVLGSNDRLSYTAFGDVINVASRIEGINKQLGTQVLMSEVTFAGLQGRLHTRRIEELVELRGRQTRMVLYELMTS
- a CDS encoding 2OG-Fe(II) oxygenase produces the protein MTSPASLVAALDWPRIETELANRGCATTGVLFTSQECAALTAMYDRPAHFRSRVVMQRHGFGQGEYQYFANPLPPKLAAWRGALYERLAPLANAWAAAMGQPADYPPDHAAYLARCHAAGQSRPTPLLLRYQEGDYNCLHQDLYGDLQFPLQLTVLLSRPGEDFTGGEFVLTEQRPRMQSRAEVVSLALGEAVIFAVNQRPVVGTRGSYRVTMRHGVSRLRSGRRHTLGIIFHDAR
- a CDS encoding TetR/AcrR family transcriptional regulator — its product is MSTRTPTHRRGASRAAAPAAAETARPDRKHAILLAAEKLFARHGYHVVTIRQIAEEAGVPLALVGYYYGQKHELFHAIFEHWGHTIEERLAGLAALTLDPEDVRTLPRIIEAFTAPVLALRASAEGEYYALLVARELYHATEEADRVLRGYFDPLAEAYIDALHIALPHASRSQVAWGYQFALGSLLHHLNDSRIERLSRGENKRADAAVAPMLVNFIVGGLRAALPRPKAARNPSTKTIPRRQKT
- a CDS encoding acetoacetate--CoA ligase — encoded protein: MPAPNIPQIRLYQNWLREKRGLSFDSYDALWRWSVTELDAFWRSIWDYAAIQSPTPLAPGATVLAERRMPGAQWFPGAQVNYAREVLRHVDAAHAAGMPAIVSDNERGDVREMSWPEMRRQVASVALTLRALGVRRGDRVAAYLPNVPETMVAFLACSSIGAIWSVCAPDMGTAAVADRFRQIEPKVLIAVDGVHYGGKPLDRSAVLRELRGQLPSVKKLVLVKSPFAANAVPHDIDWSRAVGRYDDEVNAFEPEWLPFDHPIWIVYSSGTTGLPKPIVHGQGGIILTMHACGLHNDVGASYGANNLGERHHWYSSTGWVMWNSQLSGMAFGATICIYDGNPAGSKEKPDWSVLWRFVARHKVTFFGAGAAYFTNCMKAGLVAKDCGDLSAVRALGSTGSPLPEEVQRWGSRQILDAGSPDVWWCNISGGTDFCGAFVGGNRDLPEVPGQMQCRELGHAVEAWNDDGQPVIGEVGELVCTQPIPSMPLYFWGDEGNARYLSSYFDTYPGVWRHGDWIRIGADGGCIIYGRSDATINRQGLRMGTSEIYSAVEGLPEVLDSMVVDLEYLGRDSYMPLFVVLRPGVALDDAMRARLNNAIKTSLSPRFVPNDIFQVGEIPRTLSGKKQELPIKKLLLGQPLEKVVNREAMANPGSLEWYVAFAAERASA